The genomic DNA TCGACCCGTACGTCGATGGAGTGATCCGTCCACTGCTGCCAGTACGCGGCCCCGGGCGCTCCCGACGCGGACCGGGTGCCCGCCTCCTCAGCGCCCCGGTACACGGCCGACGGCGTGAGTTCGCGGGCGATGGGGCGTGGTGGCGGCCAGGCCGAGAGAGGGTCCGTCTCCGCCGCCGGCTGCGGCGACACCGTGGCGGGGGACCCGGCGCAGGCCGATGAGAGCGCCGCCAGCAGCGGCAGGATGGCCAGGCGCGGGTCGCGCGCCGACGGGAACGCACCACGAAGGGGTGCCGAGATCATGGTCTCTCTCCTTGGGACGAACGCTGCGTGCATCATGGTCCATCTATCGCCGTGCGAATACCGCCGTGCAAACGTCGGGCCCGCTCTGGAGCGGGCTCGCCAAGCGGCGTCGGAGGCGCTCACCAGCGCCGCCCCCGTCCTCCGTCTGGACACGCGGGCGGGCGCGGCCGTTGCGGTCGTCCGGCGCGCTGTCCACGCCAGGGGACGCACGAGCGACCTGACGGGGCGACACGGATGCGCAGCGGTGACCGCGAAGGCGCCGCGGGCAGCGGACGCTTTGTCCCCGTACCGTGCGGCAAAGTGCCGTTCGGGGGTTCATGGCACCGGCCTTGCACGCAAGCCCAACCAGGGGGACGAGAACGGGTGGTAGTGATAGAACCACAACGAGGGAGGGAGTGTCCGCCATGTTCAAGATTCGAAGATCGGCACCTGCCGTGGCCCTGCTGATTCCGCTCACGCTGTCCGCGTGCGCCAGCCTGAGTAACACGGAGGAGGGCGCGATCATCGGCGCCGCCGGTGGTGCCGTCGTGGGCGGCGCGATCGGCAAGGCGACCGGGTCGACGGCGCGCGGCGCGATCATCGGCGCCGCCGTCGGTGGCGTGACCGGAGCGGTCATCGGGCGCCAGATGGATCAGCAGGCGGAGGAGCTCGCAGCGGATCTCGAGGGCGCCGACGTGGAGCGCGTCGGCGAGGGCATCCTGATCAGCTTCCCGTCGGGGCTGTTGTTCGACTTCGACTCCTCGAACCTGCGCTCTGCCTCGCGTGCGGATCTCGCCGATCTGGGCGCCAGCTTCGAGAAGTACGAGGGGCGTGAGCTCATGATCGTCGGGCACACGGACGCCACGGGCGCGGACGACTACAACATGAACCTGTCGCGCGAGCGCGCTCAGTCGACCGCCGACTATCTCATGTCGCGCGGCGTCTCGCCGTCCCGCGTCCGCGTCGTCGCACTCGGCGAATCGGAGCCGGTGGCGAGCAACGACACCGCCGATGGGCGTCAGCTCAACAGGCGCGTCGAGATCGCGATGTTCGCGACAGAGGAGTTCCGGGAACAGGTGGAGCGCGAGCAGGGGCTGTAACGGGGTCCGTCCCTCTCGCGATTGTCGCCGGGGCGGCGGGAACTATCCCGTCGTCCCGGTGGTTTACTCTGTCGATCATCCAGTGTGCCGGCGCGGAAGTCCCGTGTGCACCGAGGCGCGTGATGCAGCGCGGGCCGAATGCCTACGGGACTTCTGCAACGGTACACTAGATTAATCCGTGAGCGGGGTCGTCTCCGCTCGGGCCCGACGCCGCCAGGCGCCGCGAGCCTTAGGAGTGCGCGGGGAGAGCGTGCAGCTGGCGTGCTCCGATGACGACGTGGTGTTGCTCGCCTGCACGGCGATCCACCGATGAAAAAGCCCCTTCCGGGACGCCGGGAGGGGCCTTTCTCATCCGAGGCAAGCCTCCTTCAGGGCTCCAGCTGTCGCAGCGAGACGCGCTCCGCGCCCGCGCCCTGCAGAGCGTCCAGAACATCGATCATGCGGGCGTAGGGCGCCTCCGGATGGGTCTGCACGGCGGCGATGAGGAGCGGGTTCTGCGCGTGCGCTTCCCGCCATAAGTCGGGAATATCGCGCGCGCGTACGACCCGCGCGAAGGAGCTGGTACCCGGTCGCAGATCGACCAGGCCGTCGGTGCGCACGATCACGTGCAGCACGTTTTCGGCGGGCACGTCGATCGGGGAGTCCGGCGGCGGGAAAACCATCGACAATCCGCGCTCCTCGTCGAAGACCGTGGTGACCAGGAAGAAGATCAGCAGCAGGAAAGCGATGTCCGCGAGTGAGGAAGTCGGAATCTCACGTCCGGCCCGGATCCGGCTGGGAAGTCGCAGCATGGGGACGCTCCGGTCTGGGGTCGGGCGCCTGCGGCTGGCTCCGGTCGCGCCCGTACCAGTGTACCGTAGCAGATGAGTGCCTAGCATCCGTTACAGTCCACCAGCGTTGTAGCGGAGGCGAGGCTAGCGGGTTCCGGCCGGGGCATCGGCCAGAAAGCGGACGACGACGGGGTTGACCACGTCGGGACGCTGCGCGTGGGGTACGTGCCCGGCGCCGCGCACGAGCAGGAACTCCGGCTCCAACAGCTCGCGCAGCCATACGCTGGCTGCGAGCGGGACGGTGGGGTCGTGTTCGCCCCAGATCAGCAGCGTCGGCTTGCCGCGCGCGGCCGCGGCCTCGAACAGCGGACGCGGGTCGCGGTCGATGAAGTCGCGGGCGGTCCCGAGCAACGCCCGGCGGAAGCCCCGGTACCCGACCTGTTCGCGGTAGGCTTCCACCCAGCGTGGGTACCAGGGAGTGTCGCGCACGTCCCGGTGCTGCCGGCGCACGAGCCGGGGTACGAAGTGCGTCGTCGCCAGAAGCTCGCCCACTCCGCGAATGGCCAGCGGGCCGATCGGCGAGCGCTGTGCGTACGGATCGATCAGCACCAGGCGACGAACCAGGTGCGGGTACCGGTCCGTTACCGCGGCAGCGATGGCGCCCCCCATCGACAGCCCCACCAGGTCCGCCGGTCGCTCGACACCGAGCGCCTCGAGGAGCCCCACGAGCTGACGCTCGAACAGGTTGCGGTCGTAGCTTCGCCGCGGCCGATCCGAGTAGCCTCGGCCGTAGACGTCATAGCGGATTACACGGAGCCCGGCTTCCGCCAGCGCCGGAACGGTAGCGTCCCAGACATAGGCGGGCACCGAAAAGCCATGGATGAGCACCACCGGTTGCCCATCGGGGGGACCCAGCTCTTCGTAGTGCGTCCAGCCATCGGGTAGCGCAACGAAGTCGCCGGGAGCGCGCTCGCGGGCGTCGTCGTCCAACTCGGCGCGCTCGCGGCTTCTGAACCAAGGCGCGAAGAGTCCCGCCACGAGCAGACCGAGCGCGGACAGCACGAGCCACACGATGCTCTTCCTGTCTGGTCCCGAATCAGCCATGCTCCTCCCGAATCTGCTCCCGTCTGGCGCCTGGGCGCGGCGCGCGCCAAACTTGGCCCCCCGTGATCGTCCACGAGCCGTCGGTTGTCCATGGAATCGCTACCCGTCGCCGTCGTACAGGCGGCACCCGAAGTGTTTCAGCGCGACGCGACGCTGAACAAGGTCGCCCGCCGGATCGCCGGCGCGGCCGAGCGCGGCGCCCGGTTCGTCCTGTTCCCGGAGGCGTTCGTGCCGGCCTACCCCTGGGGACTGCGCTTCGGCACGCGCGTAGGCGGCCGCACCGAGGACGGCAGGCGAACCTTCGAGCGCTACTGGGCCAACGCAATTGCGGTTCCATCGGAGCACACGGAGGCGATCGGCGACGCCGCCCGCGCGGCGGGGGTCTACGTGGCGATCGGGGTGGTCGAACGCGATAGCACCCACAGCGGCGGGACCCTTTTCTGCACCCTGCTCTATTTCGGCCCCGACGGACGCCTGCTGGCCAAGCATCGCAAGCTCAAGCCGACCGCCGCCGAACGTCTGATCTGGGGCGAGGGAGACGGCAGCACGCTTCCCGTGATCCAGGTGGACGGCGTCCGGGTCGGCGGGCTGATCTGCTGGGAGAACTACATGCCGCTGGCGCGCGCGGCCATGTACGCCAAGGGGATCGACGTGTGGGTCGCGCCCACCGCCGACTGCCGGGACACGTGGCAGGCTACGCTGCGTCACATCGCCTGTGAAGGACGGTGTTTCGTGCTGGGCTGCAACCAGTACCTCGAGGCCTCGATGTACCCGCCCGACCTCGTAGGGCGGGAGGATATCGAGGGGGCGGAGCCGGTTCTGAACCGGGGCGGAAGCGCCATCGTGGGTCCGCTGGGCGAAGAACTCGCTGGTCCGCTCTACGGCGTGGAGGGAATCCTCCAGGCCGATCTGGACCTGGGGGCGATCCCGCGCGCGCGCTTCGACTTCGACCCGACGGGCCACTACGCCCGCCCGGACGTCTTCCAACTGACCGTGGACGAGCGTCCGCGCACGGCGGCCAGGATAGTGGGGGAGGGCGCGTGAGTCTCGACGGACGGCTCGCCCTGGTCACGGGGGCCGGGCACCGGCTGGGACGCGCCATCGCTTTGGCGTTGGCGGAGGCCGGCGCGGACATCCTCGTCCACTACCGGAGCTCGGCGGACCTGGCGCGGGAGACCGCGCAGAGCGTTCGCGCGCTCGGGCGGGACGCGGACCTGATCGCTGCGGACCTCTCGGTGCCGGCGGACATCGACGAATTGTTCGATACGATCGAGGGCGCGCGCGGGGGACTCGACGTGCTGGTGAACAGCGCCGCCTCCTTCGAGAGCGCGCCCATCGAGGACATCCAGGCGGAAGCCTGGGACCGCGTGCTGGCCGTCAACCTGCGCGCGCCCTTCCTGTGCATCCGCCGCGCGGCACCGCTCCTGAGAGCCCGGGCCCAGCCCGGGGCGATCGTCAACATCGCCGACCTCAGCGGGCTGGTGCCCTGGCGCGGCTTCGCGCATCACTCGGTGAGCAAGGCCGGCCTCGTTCACCTGACCAAGGCCGCGGCCAAGGAGCTCGGGCCCCGGATTCGGGTCAACGCGGTGCTCCCCGGGCCGATCCTGCCGCCACCCGGAGAGAGTCCGGATAGCGAAGAATGGCGTCACCGGGGCGATCGCCTGCCTCTGGGGCGCACCGGCGATCCGGCCGATATCGGTAGCGCGGTCGTGTTTCTCGCTGCCAGCGACTACATCACCGGCGAGGCGCTGGCGGTCGATGGCGGCGAGCACCTGCTCTCCGGCCGCTGAGCCGGACGCCCCTGGCGCGCCGAGCCCGGCAAAAGGGCTCGTGGGCACGCCCTGAACCCGTACGAGGAGCTGGACACCGTGGCGGCGACCGACCGGATTCTCATCAAGGACCTCCTGGTACGGGGTATCATCGGCCTGAACGACTGGGAGAGGAAAAAACACCAGGACATCCTCATATCCATGGAGCTGTTCGTGGATGCGCGCGCCGCGGCCGCGTCCGAGGCCATCGCGGACGCGCTCGATTATCGGACGTT from Gemmatimonadota bacterium includes the following:
- a CDS encoding OmpA family protein, which produces MFKIRRSAPAVALLIPLTLSACASLSNTEEGAIIGAAGGAVVGGAIGKATGSTARGAIIGAAVGGVTGAVIGRQMDQQAEELAADLEGADVERVGEGILISFPSGLLFDFDSSNLRSASRADLADLGASFEKYEGRELMIVGHTDATGADDYNMNLSRERAQSTADYLMSRGVSPSRVRVVALGESEPVASNDTADGRQLNRRVEIAMFATEEFREQVEREQGL
- a CDS encoding biopolymer transporter ExbD encodes the protein MLRLPSRIRAGREIPTSSLADIAFLLLIFFLVTTVFDEERGLSMVFPPPDSPIDVPAENVLHVIVRTDGLVDLRPGTSSFARVVRARDIPDLWREAHAQNPLLIAAVQTHPEAPYARMIDVLDALQGAGAERVSLRQLEP
- a CDS encoding alpha/beta hydrolase; the protein is MADSGPDRKSIVWLVLSALGLLVAGLFAPWFRSRERAELDDDARERAPGDFVALPDGWTHYEELGPPDGQPVVLIHGFSVPAYVWDATVPALAEAGLRVIRYDVYGRGYSDRPRRSYDRNLFERQLVGLLEALGVERPADLVGLSMGGAIAAAVTDRYPHLVRRLVLIDPYAQRSPIGPLAIRGVGELLATTHFVPRLVRRQHRDVRDTPWYPRWVEAYREQVGYRGFRRALLGTARDFIDRDPRPLFEAAAARGKPTLLIWGEHDPTVPLAASVWLRELLEPEFLLVRGAGHVPHAQRPDVVNPVVVRFLADAPAGTR
- a CDS encoding carbon-nitrogen hydrolase family protein, which encodes MESLPVAVVQAAPEVFQRDATLNKVARRIAGAAERGARFVLFPEAFVPAYPWGLRFGTRVGGRTEDGRRTFERYWANAIAVPSEHTEAIGDAARAAGVYVAIGVVERDSTHSGGTLFCTLLYFGPDGRLLAKHRKLKPTAAERLIWGEGDGSTLPVIQVDGVRVGGLICWENYMPLARAAMYAKGIDVWVAPTADCRDTWQATLRHIACEGRCFVLGCNQYLEASMYPPDLVGREDIEGAEPVLNRGGSAIVGPLGEELAGPLYGVEGILQADLDLGAIPRARFDFDPTGHYARPDVFQLTVDERPRTAARIVGEGA
- a CDS encoding SDR family NAD(P)-dependent oxidoreductase; this translates as MSLDGRLALVTGAGHRLGRAIALALAEAGADILVHYRSSADLARETAQSVRALGRDADLIAADLSVPADIDELFDTIEGARGGLDVLVNSAASFESAPIEDIQAEAWDRVLAVNLRAPFLCIRRAAPLLRARAQPGAIVNIADLSGLVPWRGFAHHSVSKAGLVHLTKAAAKELGPRIRVNAVLPGPILPPPGESPDSEEWRHRGDRLPLGRTGDPADIGSAVVFLAASDYITGEALAVDGGEHLLSGR